The Mytilus edulis chromosome 4, xbMytEdul2.2, whole genome shotgun sequence nucleotide sequence gtgttgcttatgtgattacaaatccggtaaatagtctaatacggtaggtcacattcatgaaagggaagggggttgtagttacgacgtaaggaacatatccgatatcatttgtgaaacggttattccataacggtcaaccaactcgtgatggggtccgtaaaatttacgaagagatgatttcaacttcaccatttggaactcttggtttaatagcttccttgtgagcagtaaccctctatcaagaaaatcatgataggaaatgcaagcaagggaatatcgtataaattgggagatatataccccgtatgcaggtgctgctggaatgttgctacttagaaatggaaagttcacaattggaaagctgaaatcatctcttttgtcgtaaagttttgtttttaaccgaccctcattgtcaatttctagatgtaagtcaagatatgaagccgacttaactgtatctgtagtatcctttatctccaattcgatgggatagatgcgttccacatagtcaccaaattttgaattgtttagtgaaagaacgtcatctatatagcgaaaagtagagttaaaggatattgctaacttcttatctttctttctaagaagttcctgcatgaagtcagcctcataataataaagaaacaagtcggcaagtagaggggcacagtttgttcccattattattattgttaattttttaaatcttagATCACTCTTGATTTTTGGTTAGCTTGTCAATGgcagtttattgttttctgtttagtattaaattgatattaagatccattttgttacatcttgcgatcaatttatttggccatcgtcaatggcagtcagcagggtttaaaaacatcagttgttcgacaaATGTTCTAGTGGCAGCAATGAAGGATAATTAAGTCTTGCAGGCTTGATATAAAACAAAGTGCCGTTTAAAGATAAACTTTAAAAGGTCTGTCCTCCGATTGCACGAGATCAAATGCCATAAGTGATGTTCGAACAACGTCTGTTTAGTATGTGGTGACGTACAGTTGGTGATCAATTTTAATACAGATATCTGAGAAATCCATTTAGTAATGATACAAtcttaaaatctatttttttaaatcttagatCACTCTTGATTTTTGGTTAGCTTGTACCCTAAATTTAGGTACATTATATGGCCTTCGAAATACCCGGTTTTGATAACACATCCTTGAAGAGACATTAATTATaaaaatccggatatggtgtactatATTTTGCACCTTATTGTTTGTGGTTTAacatctttgccgcaagtttattgttttctgtttagtattacattgatattaagatccattttgttacatcttgcgatcaatttatttggcaatcgtcaatggcagtcagcagggtttaaaaacatcagttgttcgacctgctaggcaaatgcgttttgttataaTCTACTTTtgactcttttggtcttttggaaaatgtttgtgttgtattttgaCCCCATTACAACGAAATGTTTTAcatgcggtttttatccaacgcaatcatagttTTGTACGTTGTTtacaatttagacttgtatatacacagacatttaattttttaaagacgTAAAAGTGTAACCTCCCCTGCATATACGATTTCTTATTGAGGAATGAAAAGATATGTCATCTTTAAATGTTGAAAACTTGACATTTATACAATAGCTAATATTTGCAAAATACAAATGTTAAAGATTCATGTTCAACTTCTATTATTCAACGGAATCTTCCTATCGACTACATGAATAAAAACAGGATATAAAAAACAAGTGTAAATGAGAATATCTTTAACTTCTTATGTATCAGGAACTTCTTTAAATTCAGCTTGGGCGTAAGGTACATACGATACCATCCATTATTCACCACGCAAAAAATGACAACAACGTGTAGTCTATACGCTCTAATCTAAGTTAATGACCTgtatttattaaaacataaagCACTATTTTAAATTATGTGATGAGGAAATCAATACTTTGGAATATTCCCTTTGTACTTATTGTTCTATGGATTTTAATTTACAATTCAAGAATTCAACGAAAAATGTTCACCAATGTCGCGTCCGGTTTAAATATTTCACCAGAATCAAAAAAACAATTtggaacaaaattgaaaatacttAACAGAAGTCGGGAAGTCATACGATACAACGGAAGACGTATCACATCAGAGTTTGAACTCTTTTATCTCAACGTATCAACAAAAATGCTGATGGACCCTCTAATTCACAAACATCGATATACTTCGTTACTTGATACGGGAACAACGACGTGTActgaaaaacatgtatttttgttaGTTCTTGTATATTCAGcaacatacaaatttgaagaACGTCATGTTATAAGAAAAACATTTGGAtctgtttcaaaatatgacaataaacatattaaatatgTCTTCGTACTTGGACAAACCATGAATGATACTCAACAAAAAGAAATTGAACAGGAAAGTGTCAAATACAGAGACATTATACAAGGAAATTTTATAGACAGCTACAGAAATTTAACATATAAACGAGTATTTAGCTTGTTCTGGGTGAATAGATTCTGTAACAATGTGACTTTTGTCATAAAAAGTGACGATGATATTACTATTAACATCCCATTTCTTATTCCTTATCTGAGCAATAAACTGAACAAAACTAAGGTTTTAGAATGTTTGTATCTTATAGGTATCAAACCGTACCGTAAACCTCGTAATAAATGGCACACGACTCTTTCTGAATATCCCTTTGCAACGTTTCCTCCTTATTGTGCAGGACCTTCCTCCATTATGTCAGCTGATGTTATCAGAGAAATGTATGAAGCGACCACCCTTGTGCCTTTTATTTGGCTAGAAGATGTCTATGGTGGTGGATTTCTACCCTGGATTTCACGTATACATATAGTTCATCCGAAATGTTATAGAAAAGATTTGGGAGCAAGTTTGAAAGACAAGCCATGCCATTTATTTTACATCAATGATATTAAAAATGCAAGTCATCCTTATATTATGTGGAAAACTATtgaaaattatacacaaaatCATTTGTGTAAATGCAAGTAAGATATTTTTGTGATCACCTGTTAAACTAATCTAAACTAAAATGTTATTTATTGTtggaaatttgtattaaaaattagCAGATAAAACAGTTTAAATCGTTTATAATCTGACCATGTAGTTCACAGATGAACATACATTTCATAGAGTGAACCAGACAATGTTCAGGGTTTAAatcgtttaaaaataaaattttgtcagTCTAATTTGAAGACTAGCTTATTGTCAATTTATCACACAATTAGATAGAAAGGGAAAAATACAAGAATTATCTGCTTTTGCAATAAATATTTCCCTTTTTAGTTTATTGGCACTTCATATTTAACAAGTTCTGAATTTTCAAATATGGTGGcaccactgaagagacatatattatCGAAATGCGTGTCTAGCGCATTTACAGCGTTAATGCTATTTGACAAATGACAATTACCgacaaaaatgttttcatatgtgaatttacattttgaactgcATTCATCATTTAATGATAATTTCTTTAGACGATTACTGAATGGTTCATTTACTAGCAATTATTTTAAGGGCAATCCCGTATGTCTTGTTATATGGTATAAACGCCATGTTAATTATATTGGAATAAGCAAGGTTTGATTGATTGGAGTTAATCACGTGTAAAATAACAGTGAAGTCGAACTGTGACTTATTGGGGGGAAATTTAATCGACTGATTTTAATCCTTAGCTTGAAAAACGAGTTCATGAACCAAACTGTTTTAAACGACGCTTGATTAGATTatggccgtacattgacctataatggtttacttttaaaaaaattgttatttggatggagagttgtctcatttgcactcacaccacatcttcctatacctatgtTTGAATTAACTTGAACAAATAAGCAAATATTGTTTTATGtactatataaaataaataaatatacaacaaaaatacgAATTTGGAGAACATTGTCAAATTAAGATCATACTTATGTGCAAAAGATATTCGTAATGATTTTACAAAACTCTACGATAATTGTTAAgagcttgttgttcagtggttgtcgtttgttggcgTGATTCATtggtgtttctcatttctcgctGTTTGTATGCTgttgattttcttgtttgaatagtttgacactagtcattttgggactCTCGAGAACCTGCTGTTTGGTCTGAACCCAGGGTCCGTGGTGAATGTCGTTCTGTGGCCTATAAtcgtttactttttatacatcttgactggatggagagttttctcgtcgacactcataccacatcttctttttattttaatactattaaaaagatagaaatgtTAACAGAAACCGAAATTTTGAGTAAATGTCTAAGCGTATGGCCCTATGGATCTGTAAAAGTACTTGTACCACATAAAGGGTTTTTTAAGTAGACATTAGAAACTACGCGGTAAAAAAAAGCTTGCACGCCTATTTTCGTAAAATAATCACCGTGGgatcaacaaatggaagtttttaacgaccttgactggctatacagcccttgcacggtcggtccgTGGGATCAAAACTACATTGTATGCCTTTAAATGAAATCTTTTGTATGAATAAATTTGCTCTTGTTATTGGATGCcgtttttaaaaaattttaaatatttattatgacTCTgttaagtattttattttttaaatatttgtcatcGATCACTTTAAAGTGCAATTCAATTCATTTCAATACAAAGGATTTTATTAACGTTGTAAATTAAAGTATAGTAAATATGTTTGAATGGCTCTTATAAGAAGCTTAGGGAGttggatttggctatttttaggtcctttttaatttatatccatgcttatacatccttggcttt carries:
- the LOC139521607 gene encoding beta-1,3-galactosyltransferase 5-like; translation: MNDTQQKEIEQESVKYRDIIQGNFIDSYRNLTYKRVFSLFWVNRFCNNVTFVIKSDDDITINIPFLIPYLSNKLNKTKVLECLYLIGIKPYRKPRNKWHTTLSEYPFATFPPYCAGPSSIMSADVIREMYEATTLVPFIWLEDVYGGGFLPWISRIHIVHPKCYRKDLGASLKDKPCHLFYINDIKNASHPYIMWKTIENYTQNHLCKCK